One region of Zerene cesonia ecotype Mississippi chromosome 15, Zerene_cesonia_1.1, whole genome shotgun sequence genomic DNA includes:
- the LOC119832610 gene encoding sucrose-6-phosphate hydrolase-like, with the protein MARLKSFLVFLCSLAAASPKCITDVDSAKVELEEYISFTIPDINPRYRLHYHVMPPVGWMNDPNGFSFHKGEFHLFYQYYPYDSIWGPMHWGHASSYDLIHWNQLPTALLPGEEQCFSGSAVSVGETMTLIYTGHVVTDVEPFYNESQYLAFSDDGVYFHKYAGNPVLPAAPNGSPDFRDPKAWKYGNEWYVILGSKTLDQRGRVLLYKSKDLKDWEFLSVIGESQGDMGYMWECPDFFELDGKFVLLMSPQGMQPEGDRYKNTFQNGYIIGSFDYETYEFHPEVEFQEIDFGHDFYAAQTTEHNGKRYLVAWFSMWEVPHPEDVDGWSGAMTLVRELKLVGDKILMKPLDDMVQLRHHTIMDGRLLPNKVVNLPQATELIVDANMNQRVELFLQGVDGGGKVWIRWDPVVGKVAVDRGKGDVRQVEWSPNGQSTWRIFLDASSLELFCGEGEVVFSSRVYPLGGWKLTNLSRLSLKIQAYHLERSVPA; encoded by the coding sequence ATGGCGCGTCTCAAAAGTTTCCTAGTCTTTCTGTGTTCACTTGCGGCCGCTTCTCCAAAATGCATCACAGACGTTGACAGTGCGAAAGTTGAACTGGAAGAGTATATATCTTTTACGATACCTGACATAAATCCACGGTACAGGCTCCACTATCATGTCATGCCGCCTGTTGGTTGGATGAATGACCCGAACGGCTTTTCTTTCCACAAAGGGGAATTCCATCTTTTCTACCAATACTATCCATACGACAGTATATGGGGCCCCATGCATTGGGGCCACGCCTCAAGCTATGATCTCATACATTGGAACCAACTTCCAACAGCTCTTCTCCCCGGGGAGGAACAGTGTTTCTCAGGCAGCGCAGTTAGTGTCGGTGAAACCATGACGTTGATATATACAGGCCACGTGGTAACGGATGTGGAGCCATTCTACAATGAGAGCCAATACCTCGCATTCAGCGATGATGGCGTTTACTTTCACAAATATGCTGGTAATCCTGTTCTGCCCGCTGCACCAAATGGATCGCCTGACTTCCGCGATCCTAAAGCTTGGAAATATGGCAATGAATGGTACGTTATACTTGGCAGCAAAACTTTGGACCAACGCGGTAGAGTTCTGTTATACAAGTCGAAAGATCTAAAAGACTGGGAATTCTTATCTGTGATAGGAGAATCGCAAGGAGATATGGGATACATGTGGGAATGTCCTGATTTCTTTGAACTAGACggtaagtttgttttattgatgtCCCCTCAGGGAATGCAGCCAGAAGGCGATCGATACAAGAATACATTCCAGAATGGTTATATTATTGGCAGTTTTGATTATGAAACGTACGAGTTCCATCCAGAAGTTGAATTTCAAGAAATCGACTTCGGCCATGACTTTTACGCAGCACAAACAACAGAACATAATGGCAAGCGGTATTTAGTGGCGTGGTTCAGCATGTGGGAAGTTCCTCACCCAGAAGACGTGGACGGTTGGTCAGGTGCTATGACATTAGTTAGAGAGCTAAAACTGGTtggtgataaaattttaatgaaaccttTGGATGATATGGTCCAATTACGACATCATACTATTATGGACGGACGTCTATTGCCCAATAAAGTTGTTAACTTGCCACAAGCCACAGAGCTGATTGTTGATGCAAATATGAACCAAAGAGTTGAGCTATTTTTGCAGGGTGTTGATGGAGGTGGAAAGGTTTGGATCCGATGGGATCCTGTAGTTGGTAAAGTTGCTGTGGACAGAGGAAAAGGTGATGTCAGGCAAGTGGAATGGTCCCCCAACGGACAAAGTACATGGAGAATCTTCTTAGATGCAAGCAGTTTAGAACTGTTTTGTGGAGAAGGCGAAGTGGTTTTCAGTAGCAGAGTTTATCCACTGGGTGGATGGAAGTTGACGAATTTGAGTCGACTATCGTTGAAAATACAAGCTTACCATTTGGAACGTAGCGTTCCtgcgtaa